Below is a genomic region from Culicoides brevitarsis isolate CSIRO-B50_1 chromosome 2, AGI_CSIRO_Cbre_v1, whole genome shotgun sequence.
TcattaaagataaaaacacgaaattttcacgaaattcaGAGCTCTTTTCTGATGTCACGCTTgcgaaacaataaaattcaagtgCAATAAATTGACGATTGTCAccgaaattagttaaaaacgTCAAAATGGACGAGAatatttggtaaatttttaatttttcgtatatcgaatttttcataaaattttaaaaacataaaaattattttttttcaggattatTGAGCTCGAATCTGCCTTATTGGAGAATGATTGTGGCGTAAGTTGCtcctttttcttaaatttttccaataaaaaaatattttttatttttttttagcaaacagACATTCTGAATATCTGCAAAGGTCGCGAAATTCCCGAACAAATTCGTCCCGAAGTGTGGCTCTGTTGTCTAAATGTGCGAAATAAAGAGGACTCGATGAAAAGTTTCGACGAAGTTTTCGATTTGCCGTATCAAAGTAGGCTGCGAACCGATATTCAAGCGTCTGTCGAAAAATTGGGAAATGACGACGATTGGGAATTGATGGCTGTCATGTCAGATTTGGAGtcaatttgtactttttattgCAAACGGAAGGGCGTTGAGTATGATTCGAGCTGGATTGATCTGCTTTTGCCGCTGTTGTCGTTGAAAGTTACGAGAGCAGGtgagattttcaaatttatttcgagctgtaaaaaatttttaaagttaaaagtcGACTTAAGCTCaagtaaaaagcaaaaaaatttaaaatttaaaaaaaaaatttttagaccaatttcttaattttgacttagattagataattttttaaaaaaatatttttttaattttttcaaaaagaaaaatgaagaaaaaaaaaatattttttcccaaaatttatttataaatttaaaaaaaaattttttttctaaaacttaagcttaagtcaagataaaaagatttttttagaaaatttatttctgttaaaagcttaagtttttaatgagtctcaagtttaagtcaaccttaagttaatataaaaagttttctttcgaaagaatctttaaatttttaagtttaagtctcttaagttttttgaacttaagcttaagtttaaataaaatattttttaaaacgattctttgacttaatttaaagtttatgttAAGTCatgcttaagtcaaattaaaagttttataagaaatattttttggcttaaaagtTTAAGTCTTAAGTTCAAactaaagtttaagtcaaccttaagtcaaaataaaaaatttcttttgaaagaatctccaaaaatttaagtttaagtctcttaagttttttgaacttaagcttaagttgaaataaattaagttttttaaaacaattcttttactttttgtttaaacttttgaatttaagtcatgcttaagttgaattttaaagctttttgataatttttctttgacttaaaagtttaagtcttaattcaaactaaagtttaagtcaagcttaagtcaaaatttaagactttctttaaaaaaaaatacctaatttttctgttttattaaGTCTTAAGTTGATGTTTAAGTCTTAAGTCAAAGTTTAAGTCTCTTAAGTTAaaccttaagtcaaaatttttttcaaatctgattttttttttcctaaatttttgatttttttttttattttagaaaccTACAACTTGTTCGAAAGCATCCGCGATAGTTACATTCCAAAGAACGCAAAGGAGGCATTTCCATTATTGCGCCTCCTTTTGCAATATCACGACCCAGAATTGCTGTCATTTCTCGATAGCAAACGAATTACGCCGGAATTGTATGCAAGTCATTGGTTCAATACACTTTTCGGCGCCACATGCACCTTGCCAGTCGTACTTTCGCTATGGGACGTGTACTTTCAGCACAACGATCCCTTCCTAATTTTCTTCATGAGCCTCATTATGCTGATTAACGGTCGTGACAACATCATGGCGATGCAATCTGAGGAAAAAACCATCATTGTTGACTACTTGAAGAACATGGCAAGTGCTTTGGAGCAAGAAGATGTTCAGGATTTCATGCAGCTGGCTCAATATTATTCCCTCAAGACGCCCTCGACCTTCAAAACGGAAACATTCCAAACGTTCTTCGGGCTTGCGAGTAAAACTTCTCAAGCAGCAGGACAAAAAATCGGCATTTCCGAGGCCCTTTGCTTGCCAGTGAGTGTTAATGAGCTCGTTGAAGTGAGTTCCATCGAGCGAACGCATCCCGATGCCTGTAAATTTTTCCTCGTGGATTGTCGCAGCGCTGATGAATACAATAATGGGCATTTGTCGAATGCGTTTCACTTGGACTATAATTTGATGTTGGCAGATCCGGCGGCATTTCAAACTGCGGTGAATGGATTGTTGCGAAGCCAAAAACAAGCGATTGAATTACATGCGAGTGGCGAGCATTTGTGTTTCGTGTCGGATAACGATGCGTACGTTTTTATGGTGATTTCGTcctttttgcagaaaaatacgaaatataTCTCGGTTTTGAGCGGAGGATTTCAGGCGATTCACGATTACTTTGGGGATCACATGTTGGATTGCTTGGAGGAACATAACATGGCAAAGTGCTCCGTTTGTGTCAAGAAGAGAGAAAATGGAacaaatgtaagtttttatttaaaaaaaatattttttaatcgactttcataaaatttctttaaaaagtttaaaaaattattaaaaatttaatttttttttaaatttttggaaaatatatttaaatttcaaaatttttttaaactgaaaatatgaaaaaaaaaataaataaaattattaaataaaataaaaaaaaaatatttaacaaaaattaagaaaaaattaaaacattttttaatttaatttaaat
It encodes:
- the LOC134832108 gene encoding TBC1 domain family member 23, whose amino-acid sequence is MDENIWIIELESALLENDCGQTDILNICKGREIPEQIRPEVWLCCLNVRNKEDSMKSFDEVFDLPYQSRLRTDIQASVEKLGNDDDWELMAVMSDLESICTFYCKRKGVEYDSSWIDLLLPLLSLKVTRAETYNLFESIRDSYIPKNAKEAFPLLRLLLQYHDPELLSFLDSKRITPELYASHWFNTLFGATCTLPVVLSLWDVYFQHNDPFLIFFMSLIMLINGRDNIMAMQSEEKTIIVDYLKNMASALEQEDVQDFMQLAQYYSLKTPSTFKTETFQTFFGLASKTSQAAGQKIGISEALCLPVSVNELVEVSSIERTHPDACKFFLVDCRSADEYNNGHLSNAFHLDYNLMLADPAAFQTAVNGLLRSQKQAIELHASGEHLCFVSDNDAYVFMVISSFLQKNTKYISVLSGGFQAIHDYFGDHMLDCLEEHNMAKCSVCVKKRENGTNSDKDTSVTSESSAKLTKSTSHDLFGKISSVMKSKSAEVKGKIIEYIVNPVQTPSTPLTERHVYPNERNGKRYRNVPPVFSIDDTDDGEMSSPVFQEEDESHETLNLPNFLKDSSIVRSFTCQEVHMNGFMYDTVLAFTDNHIIILRELGQDNLAKIVAKRSLSSIVKITAKKRHQNLITFKYGVPEGENLIITDMDRFLIPNANEATKAISKLILKQM